TTCTTATAAAACCGGTatgtaagataaaatatttaaaaacactagAAACAAAAATGAGTACTTTGAGATTTTCTCGTCAGTCTGTCTACGCTTGGAAAAATGCGCCAATCTTCGCAAAATCCGCTAAAGGATTGGCAAAAATGTGCCAATCCTTTGGCGCCAtcataatgaaaagtaatttacGGTTATTGGCGCAAAGCTACCTTTTGGCAATAATATCGGGTTTAGCGAAAATGGTGGACGGTATAATCCCAAAGTACCccaaaatgaaatatgatatattgcattaaaaaccGAGTTTCAGTTCTGAATCAAATTTGGTTCCATTATCCAACAGGATTAGATCCAAAAATCATACTTCATTTTCTACGCTATTTAAAAAAGCTGAACAGCATCTTGTGagaaaatcaaaaaagaaatgtatattgaCCATATGCTAGCTAAGAATTGCCAAAAAACTATTCATCAAAGAACATATCCTTTTATAACTATAGTTTACAACTGCATACGAATGCACAAATACAAAGCTTTCCTTCCCTTGAAAGAGAAATTGTATGATATGATTTCCTTTATAGTTGAGCtaatttttgctaaataaaagTTATGCTTTAGTAAATTAAGTTATCAATTGTAATGAAAAAGGTTTGACAACatgttttgattgaaatttattttaatgggtCCCTTTATATCGCCAAGGATGCAGGTAATAATAAGTAGCCAAAGTAGTGTGTGAACTAttctacaatgaaaaatattaataaatgaatcttCTTTAAGGTTGCTAGAAGATTTGCACCTTCTGCTTTTTCGAGTTACCATATTGATGAAAACTCAATGGGAATGTTAACATTAATTTCAACTTAAGTTTTTATAAGGAccatgcaaaaatgttttatttaaatatcaaatttcagtcaatttaaaataaattgttttgatagAATTATGATATATACTCTCATTTCgtctataatttcataaatagtcacttgaaaatttaataataaaatatatcttcgattaaatatttcaattaaaatttatatatgatattgtGTAAATTTACTAGATTTACTTTTAGCCAATCTGTCCATATTCAGGAAATTTATCATTCATTCTAATTCGCCATTATTTCATTACCTAGAGCTTTTGTTAAACTGATCATAATAATCTTGATCTACATATTTTAGATAAAGCCAATCATCAAGGTAGTCTCTCTGTCTTCTTTGGGCATAAGCcaagatttcattttcacaaatcaAATCCTTTTCAAGCTGCatctgatttttcttttgttcctcttctaaaagtaataatacattttcttcattaatcAAATGTTCATCCCATTGAGCATTTTCATATTGTTCTCGTTCCATTCTTCGCTTTTTGTCGATGATTTGCTGCAGTTGTTCTTCCCGGTATTTATCGAGGGCTACCTGTGTCATTCCTTTCCATCTGTCTGGAACCACACGGTATGGACCTAAGGCACTTTTGGCAACATTCGGATTTTCAGTTAGAAGATCACTTTCAATGTTAAATTCTATATCTTTCTTCTTCTCCATGTTTTCGAGTAACTCCTGTCTCCTATCGGCTTCCCTCTTTTCTGTGGCAAGGGTAGcgtttgtttgttttagattttCAACGGCCTCTCTGTtccttctttcttcttctttttctaacTGCAGCGCGTAGCAATCATGTTCCAACATCATATTCTCCCAATCATGCTTTTCCTTGTCTCTCTTGAAATTTTCCATTCTCTTTTCTTGCATCTGCTGCAACAGAAGATCTCGTACCTGCGCCTTTTGCTTCTTCTGCCTGTCTTTGCTGTTGATGTCCTCGCCATCCAACTTCTGAACTGAAGATAGTGGACATGGGTCATCGGCAGATACTCTTGGCGGGCGTTCTTTCTTCTTCTGGTTAGGATCGTATAAATCAAACTCTTTTCTGTATTCCGGTTTTTGTGACTGACGATATTCATCGATCTTTTTGTCCCTCTCACGTATCTCTTCTTGTTTTTGTTTCTCCAGCAATTCCGCCAAATCGCGCTGTCTCTTGGCTTCTTCTTCGAATTGGCGCTCACGTTCTTCCTCTTTGGCTCTAGCAAGGCGATGTTCCTGAACTTGATGGTCCAAGGCATCAACATCAATACCAATTTGCCTCTGCTTGGCGTTGAAAATTCGACGCTTCCTTTCTTCCTCGGCGATTCTTTTACGGTTGATCCATGCCTGATCTTTCGTTTTCCGATGAAACCAAGACATTATCAAACACAAAGAGGAAACCTGGGTGAAAATAAGTCGatttacgaattttatatttgtatttaaatctttaaaatataatagtaatttcagctttgaaattttaatcaacaaaGAAAGAGGAGTGCcagattatgaaatttaaatttattgaatcacGTTTCACGGTGATGATGTGATTTATTGAGATAAAACCGATTTGGtctccaatttattttaatgggaATTCTAGTTATCTACAATTGGTCTAttattaatgcttatttattttaatgatggatttttaaattattttttttttatttcacacgaAGATTTAGCaacaagaaaaaagtaattttgcggTATAAGAATTAGTGatgttttgataattataatggATTCAATTCCTGTTCCCGTGATAAAAAGCAAATATCCAgctcaagtttatttttttaactctctaTATGTAACACGTTTCCCtagttgtaaatttattattttattaccgtcgttttattttcataatcttataaaattattatctcgttactttctcgtatacgtagtacagagaaagtatagtattcgtcaaaaatttcaaactcgagattttgacgattctccacgttttagatctccctgaatttgGAAAGCataaaactcaaaaacgctttgagctaccTGTTTGAAAtctggtatacggtctttacacgaaacttgaatatttatattaaattttgaataaaatccattcagaagacgtctgtccggctgttcgaatataaactaacacgataattacgaaacgaagagagctttatagataaaattcggtacacagagcTAAGATTCATATcttagatacctgtcaaattttgagccaaatacatctaatggttgacagtctgtcggtctgtactttcagaaacatgtaagcgtgataattcaaaaatgcaattatttaaatatatcaaatttgaatttgatatatttgatatattatggaattttgtgactacaagtgcaggttttttttttaatcggttgaaaaaaacatGCCTAATACACGAATTTTTGGATACTCTTAACAcatccagggattaatcgccgaaaATTCGCCAAAGACGACATGATAATTCAGTACAAATACCAAATTCAAGCCCAAAAGTGAATATACACCGGACCCTTTTAATAAACGACGGAATTAATCTAAAAACGTaacaaattgtaattttatattgttatattataatGAGAGATTGGAGTGGCAATATTGCCACTGATTGGAGAAGTTTAGATATAAAAGCTGCGTTAtgtattaaactaaaaataattttctagaaattaatacaaaaatgacACTCTAAAAATATCTGACATTCAATCAAAgcttaaatataagtaaaaaataaaaatgaattaacaaataaAGACCAACTCTCTGTGGAAGGAAACAGTAGGGAAAAAGGGAAGCAGATCTCTAGTGCTGTCAGAATTATTTATCTATGTCAGTAAATGTATGGGAGAAAAGCGTATCATTCTAATATtcctatatatttctataattccCTTTAGACGCGTTTAGAGAAGCTAGCGAATATATGATTTAttctttgttaataattaaagacTCGTCTTTCTTTGCATGTGAACAActgacttatttttatttatttatttatttttctattcctaATATATCGACTGATAGAATTGAGATTTTTCTGTTCAGAATAGTATAAGGAAAGGGAATAAACCAGTTATC
The Argiope bruennichi chromosome 6, qqArgBrue1.1, whole genome shotgun sequence DNA segment above includes these coding regions:
- the LOC129971828 gene encoding RIB43A-like with coiled-coils protein 2, translated to MSWFHRKTKDQAWINRKRIAEEERKRRIFNAKQRQIGIDVDALDHQVQEHRLARAKEEERERQFEEEAKRQRDLAELLEKQKQEEIRERDKKIDEYRQSQKPEYRKEFDLYDPNQKKKERPPRVSADDPCPLSSVQKLDGEDINSKDRQKKQKAQVRDLLLQQMQEKRMENFKRDKEKHDWENMMLEHDCYALQLEKEEERRNREAVENLKQTNATLATEKREADRRQELLENMEKKKDIEFNIESDLLTENPNVAKSALGPYRVVPDRWKGMTQVALDKYREEQLQQIIDKKRRMEREQYENAQWDEHLINEENSIFYLEEYDHYGLEGIRWD